In the genome of Shewanella denitrificans OS217, the window TCACATCACCGCCCAGTAAGCGTGCCAGTTCTTGAATTCTTTGCTCTTTATCTAATGGTCTCATTGTGGTTTCAGTGCTGCCCGCCTTATTAAACTTATCCACAAACATGTGTTGATGACCATTGCCTGCCACTTGCGGCAAGTGAGTCACGCACAAGACTTGGGTGGAGTCACCTAAACTTCTGAGCATACGGCCAACCACGGCGGCCGTTGGGCCTGAAATCCCCACGTCCACCTCATCGAAAATGAGCGTTGGGGTGGCGACTTTCTTGGCGGTAATGACTTGTATGCCCAAACCAATACGTGACAGTTCACCACCTGAGGCGACTTTTGCCAAAGGCTGTAACTCTTGCCCTGGGTTAGTGCTGACTAAAAACTCTACGTGATCGCAGCCATTGCTGCTAAGCATTTGCGCATCAAAATTAACCGCTATGGTGAATTTTCCTTTAGGCATGTTCAACTCATGAATGGAGCGAGTCACCAGTTTATCTAGCTCCTTGGCATAGCGACAGCGGCTCTGACTGAGCTTTTGCGCATGACTTAAGTAGGCTTGCTTATTGATTTCAAGTTGGGCCGCTATTTCATTAAGCTTGGTTTCATCACCGTCAATGTCAGCCAGCTCTTGGGACAGTAGCTGATGATGTATTGCCAGCTTATCGGCGCTAACATGATGTTTTCGTGCTAATTGCATGGCCTTTGAGAGACGCAGCTCAAGCTGAGCGAAATGCTCAGGATCAAGCTCTAAATGGCTTAAGTAGTCTTCAAGCTCGCTGGCGCTTTCTTGCACTTGGATCAAGGCTTCATTAAGCATCACAGCCACATTAGCAAGCTTTGGATCTAAGCCGGCTAACGTATCGGCCAAGGATACCGCTTTATTGAGCAAGCTCTCAATATTGGCTTCATCATCTTCACACAATAATGACAGACCCGCTTGGCAGCTTTCAATTAACTCACTGCCGTTAGCAAGGCGCTTGTGTTCTTGCTCAATTTCTTCAAACTCTTCCGGCTTCAGTCCAAACTCATCCAGTTCTTCAACTTGGTATTGCAGTAATTGCTTACGGGCAATGCGTTCTTGCTGACTCAGTTGCAGCTGCTTGAGCTCGCTTTCAATCTGCTTGCTTCTTTGGTAGCTGCTGCTGACGGCATCGAGTAGGAGTTTGTGATTGGCGTAGCTGTCTAACAAGGTAAGCTGGTGCTCACTTTTTAGCATGGCATGGTGGGCATGTTGGCCGTGAATACCAATGAGTAGCTGCCCTATATGTTTAAGCTGGGTGACAGGTACTGGGTTGCCGTTAATATAGGCACGGGTACGGCCATCACTGTTTAGGGTGCGTCGTAAGATACATTCATTATCGAGCTCGAGATCGTTATCCTCGAGCCAGCGCTTGGCAAGAGGTACATCATCTAAGCTAAAGCGGGCACTGATCTCGGCTTTTGTTGACCCCGGGCGCACACTATTAGCATCGCCTCGATTACCTAGGCATAAGCCTAAGGCGTCGATCGCAATAGACTTACCGGCACCGGTTTCACCTGTGATGCTGGTCATGCCCGCTCTGAAATCTAATTCAAGAAAACGTACAATGGCAAAATTATTAATGCTGAGTTGGCAAAGCATAGTCAATTCCCGTTCGATAAATGCACAAACACTGTATTGATAAACAGTATACACTGGTTTTTTATACAGTAAAGTGAGCTGAGTTAATTTTGAGTTGTTTTTTATGCATCATCAAATACTGGCCTCTTACCTTATTGATATATCTATATATAATTGTTTTCACTTATTTTGTTTCTGCCTGATTGCAAGGATAAGCTCACTGTTTACATCAGTAGAGTTAGTGCCCCGTTTAAAAATTTACTTCAAGCTTATGTGTAGTGTCTTGCCCATAGCATAATTTGGATGATTCTGATAAGTTCATTAAATACAGTTGATTAGCAGTACTCACTGGAGGGAATCTTATTGGAAGCACTTAAGGCGAAATTGATCGATTTAGAAGAATGCTTATTCGAGCCTAAGGTGAGGGGATCAATTGCCGAACTTGATAAGCTGCTGGGGGATGATTTTATCGAAATAACCGCAGCGGGTAGCCAATTTGACAAACAAGCTGCATTAGCGCGCCTGCCTTTTGAGTCGCCACCCCTAATTCAAGCCCAAGATTATCAACTTAGAATGCTAGCAGTAGATTGTGCCCAACTCTTGTATCGGGCGACTATGGTAAAAGCGGGTGAAACAGAGGCAAGTGTATCGCTTAGATGCTCCATTTGGCAGCTTAGAAATCAGCAATGGCAAATGGTTTATCATCAAGGTACTTATTGTTAGCAGGGCTCGCTATAAAAATTCATTTTAATATTCAGGCTGAATTAAACGAAACCGTTGATTTAATATCGACTGTGATAAAGGACTTATCATTCTTATGCTCAACAAACACTGGTTTGCACTGATTGACAATTTTAAGGCCTAGCATGATTACAAAACTTGAACATTGTGATGCCGAAATAGCGGATCACATTTTCTCTATTTTCCAAGCCTCATACAAGATCGAAGCTCAGCTAATAGGCGCGGCTAACTTTCCGCCACTGTCCCGAAGCGCAGCAGATATAGCACAATCAGGGTCACAATTTTATGGCTTTAGTGAGCATGCCAGTCTAGCGGCGGTAATAGAGATTGTTCTGGAGGATTATTGTTTAGATATTAATAGCCTCACCGTTAGCCCTGACTATTTTAGGAGGGGCATTGCCAGCAAGCTAATACGCTATGTGCTAGTAAATTTTGAATATGCACAGGCGGTTGTCGAGACCGCCGTTCGCAATCACCCTGCCATTAAGTTATATAAGCAGCAGGGTTTTGTTGAATATAAGCGCTGGACGCCTTCCCATGGTATTGAGAAACTGGCAATGTCATTGAGGGCTGCGCCTTAGGCCACAAGCGCTAAGTGGCTTTTTTTTAACTATTATCTAGTCGTTCTAACTAGGATGTGAAATATGCAGGATGTGAAATATGCAGGATGAAAAGTGGCTGTTTGACACTGAGCTTAAAGGCAAGACAGTGACGTTAAAGCCATTACAGAGAGGGCATGCAGCGGCTTTGGTGGATGCTGCATCTGATGGCCAACTGTGGGACTTATGGTTTACCAGTGTTCCAAATCAGGATTCTGTTGATGCCTATATTGATTTAGCGTTATCAGAACAAGCGCTAGGGCGGTCCTTGCCTTTCGTGGTGGTTGATAATCTTAGCCAAAAGATTATCGGCAGCACTCGTTTCTGCAATGCTGATTGTGCGAATAAGCGAATAGAAATTGGCTATACCTGGTATTCAAAAAGCTATCAAAAAACACTAGTGAATACAGAATGTAAATACCTTCTCTTGAACCATGCATTTGAGCACCTCAAGGCGATTGCCGTTGAGTTTAGAACTCATTGGTACAACCAGGCTTCACGTACAGCAATTGCTCGTTTAGGTGCCAAACAAGATGGCGTGATCAGAA includes:
- a CDS encoding DUF4440 domain-containing protein; the protein is MEALKAKLIDLEECLFEPKVRGSIAELDKLLGDDFIEITAAGSQFDKQAALARLPFESPPLIQAQDYQLRMLAVDCAQLLYRATMVKAGETEASVSLRCSIWQLRNQQWQMVYHQGTYC
- a CDS encoding GNAT family N-acetyltransferase produces the protein MQDEKWLFDTELKGKTVTLKPLQRGHAAALVDAASDGQLWDLWFTSVPNQDSVDAYIDLALSEQALGRSLPFVVVDNLSQKIIGSTRFCNADCANKRIEIGYTWYSKSYQKTLVNTECKYLLLNHAFEHLKAIAVEFRTHWYNQASRTAIARLGAKQDGVIRNAQIMADGSYRDTVVFSIINHEWLAVKANLMFNMQTRNK
- a CDS encoding GNAT family N-acetyltransferase, with the protein product MITKLEHCDAEIADHIFSIFQASYKIEAQLIGAANFPPLSRSAADIAQSGSQFYGFSEHASLAAVIEIVLEDYCLDINSLTVSPDYFRRGIASKLIRYVLVNFEYAQAVVETAVRNHPAIKLYKQQGFVEYKRWTPSHGIEKLAMSLRAAP
- the recN gene encoding DNA repair protein RecN; this translates as MLCQLSINNFAIVRFLELDFRAGMTSITGETGAGKSIAIDALGLCLGNRGDANSVRPGSTKAEISARFSLDDVPLAKRWLEDNDLELDNECILRRTLNSDGRTRAYINGNPVPVTQLKHIGQLLIGIHGQHAHHAMLKSEHQLTLLDSYANHKLLLDAVSSSYQRSKQIESELKQLQLSQQERIARKQLLQYQVEELDEFGLKPEEFEEIEQEHKRLANGSELIESCQAGLSLLCEDDEANIESLLNKAVSLADTLAGLDPKLANVAVMLNEALIQVQESASELEDYLSHLELDPEHFAQLELRLSKAMQLARKHHVSADKLAIHHQLLSQELADIDGDETKLNEIAAQLEINKQAYLSHAQKLSQSRCRYAKELDKLVTRSIHELNMPKGKFTIAVNFDAQMLSSNGCDHVEFLVSTNPGQELQPLAKVASGGELSRIGLGIQVITAKKVATPTLIFDEVDVGISGPTAAVVGRMLRSLGDSTQVLCVTHLPQVAGNGHQHMFVDKFNKAGSTETTMRPLDKEQRIQELARLLGGDVITENTLANARELMQSA